Proteins encoded by one window of Syntrophales bacterium:
- a CDS encoding restriction endonuclease, which yields MDYSSLTGQEFELLCERLLKVSGYKIQRQEARSKDVGVDFVLKEENGALWVVEVKHFNRPRVGTPLLRQAVAQLRATREFLSADKALLIISMTLPEQLKDELTQRDKISVWDARELRYLIESHPEIERDFMALIEAKRTARRGIDETDLLDERARELISNLESLPPGRLNWREFEEICVEILNYSLIPPFGVPIIQSRSEDGLDIRDAVYPIGSEITFWDDLKRICMTRFAVAEFKNHSESITQKEVESVQQYLYRKAMRMFGIVCSRKEPSESAIRARRRAWVETDKLIVLLSDEDLKDLIRARSFGENPAAVIDAQLEEFFLYLAP from the coding sequence ATGGATTATTCGAGTTTAACCGGTCAAGAATTTGAACTCCTTTGTGAGAGACTTCTTAAAGTATCAGGCTACAAAATCCAGCGGCAAGAAGCGCGATCAAAAGATGTGGGAGTAGATTTTGTCTTAAAAGAGGAAAATGGTGCCTTGTGGGTGGTAGAGGTAAAACATTTCAATAGACCGAGAGTGGGCACGCCCTTACTGCGACAAGCTGTCGCGCAACTACGCGCAACAAGGGAATTCTTATCTGCTGACAAAGCTCTTCTGATAATTTCTATGACTTTACCTGAACAGCTTAAAGACGAACTTACACAGCGAGATAAAATTTCTGTCTGGGATGCAAGAGAGCTCCGATATCTCATTGAGTCTCATCCTGAAATTGAACGTGATTTCATGGCATTAATAGAGGCAAAGCGCACTGCTAGGAGAGGCATAGACGAAACGGACCTTCTAGATGAGAGAGCCAGAGAACTAATATCGAATCTGGAGTCTTTGCCGCCAGGCAGGTTAAACTGGCGAGAATTCGAGGAGATTTGTGTTGAAATTCTTAATTATTCATTAATACCGCCTTTTGGTGTGCCAATTATTCAGAGCCGATCAGAGGATGGTCTCGATATCAGAGATGCTGTTTATCCAATTGGTTCAGAAATCACCTTTTGGGACGACTTGAAAAGAATATGCATGACAAGATTTGCAGTAGCTGAATTCAAGAACCACTCTGAAAGTATTACCCAGAAAGAAGTGGAGTCCGTACAACAGTATCTATATCGTAAAGCAATGCGAATGTTTGGGATCGTTTGTAGTCGGAAAGAACCTTCGGAATCTGCCATTCGCGCTAGGCGACGGGCATGGGTAGAAACAGATAAACTAATTGTTTTATTGTCTGACGAAGATTTAAAGGATCTTATCCGTGCGAGGTCATTCGGGGAAAATCCTGCAGCAGTTATTGATGCTCAACTCGAGGAGTTTTTCCTTTATTTAGCCCCATGA
- a CDS encoding pyridoxamine 5'-phosphate oxidase family protein: MTMSNETIEKLIDKAGVSIISSIDESGFPNTKAMLLPRKRVGLKEFYFTTNTSSMRVKQYRANDKACIYFYDRRFFRGVMLIGKMKVLTDQRTKKMIWRDGDDLYYPLGVTDPDYCVLKFTAEKMRIYQNFKSETIVLSK; the protein is encoded by the coding sequence ATGACGATGTCCAATGAAACCATTGAAAAATTGATTGATAAAGCGGGAGTCTCAATAATCAGTTCGATCGATGAATCCGGCTTTCCGAATACCAAAGCCATGTTGTTGCCAAGAAAAAGGGTAGGACTTAAAGAATTTTATTTCACAACAAATACATCGTCGATGCGCGTGAAGCAGTATCGAGCAAACGATAAAGCTTGCATTTATTTCTATGACAGACGGTTTTTCCGTGGCGTCATGCTGATCGGCAAGATGAAAGTTCTGACGGATCAGAGAACAAAGAAGATGATTTGGCGAGACGGTGATGATTTGTATTATCCTCTTGGTGTTACGGATCCTGATTATTGTGTTTTGAAATTTACAGCAGAGAAAATGAGAATTTATCAAAATTTCAAATCGGAAACGATAGTGCTTTCCAAGTAG
- a CDS encoding Fic family protein, with amino-acid sequence MGENTVRKVMTFKTGNFAFSSKYDAQKINPLILQGRMSYEAIADLPILPEWSTYLEEELIRRSIFSTAAIEGNPLKEDEVGKIIKDTGNEEKASQAEKEIINLKNAYSYMKEHDASGASVQITEDNIRDLHKIITDGLDYQDNVSGNYRNHVVKVGDNEHGGIYTPPKCLPDIENLMKEFTEWINSDEIMRLDTLVRAALAHYHLGLIHPFGNGNGRTIRIVEAIIIRKSGIKYVPTMLSNYYYRNIDHYYLAFSMARKNADHDISDFLTFMINGVIESLAEIKRNVTFMIKFLVMRDYYSSLRSSKSITQRQHDLLSIMLDTFKSVSLKDLFSVSPYKALYRNVSERTARRDLSKLVEMSVMKQEDDGSYNLNIRTLG; translated from the coding sequence ATGGGCGAAAACACGGTCAGGAAAGTCATGACCTTCAAAACGGGCAATTTCGCATTCAGCTCGAAATATGACGCTCAAAAAATAAACCCTCTGATATTGCAGGGAAGAATGTCATATGAAGCAATTGCCGATTTACCGATTTTGCCTGAATGGTCGACCTATCTGGAAGAGGAATTGATCCGCAGATCGATATTCAGCACGGCTGCCATCGAAGGCAATCCATTAAAAGAAGACGAAGTTGGAAAAATTATAAAAGATACAGGGAATGAGGAAAAGGCCAGCCAAGCGGAAAAGGAAATTATCAACCTGAAGAATGCGTATTCCTACATGAAGGAACATGATGCATCAGGCGCTTCCGTTCAAATAACGGAAGATAACATCAGAGATCTTCATAAAATCATAACGGACGGGCTCGATTATCAGGACAACGTCTCAGGCAATTACAGAAACCACGTAGTGAAAGTCGGCGACAATGAACATGGTGGAATTTACACGCCACCAAAATGTTTGCCCGATATAGAAAACTTAATGAAGGAATTCACAGAATGGATCAACTCAGATGAAATCATGCGGTTGGATACGCTTGTGAGAGCTGCGTTGGCCCACTATCACTTAGGGTTGATTCATCCTTTTGGCAATGGCAATGGAAGGACTATTCGGATTGTTGAGGCTATTATAATTAGAAAGTCCGGCATTAAATACGTCCCAACCATGCTTTCAAATTACTACTACAGAAACATCGATCATTATTATTTGGCTTTTTCCATGGCCAGAAAAAACGCCGATCATGACATATCAGACTTTCTTACATTCATGATAAATGGGGTCATAGAGTCGCTTGCTGAAATCAAGCGTAACGTAACATTCATGATTAAATTTCTCGTAATGAGGGATTATTATTCTTCTCTCAGGTCCAGCAAAAGCATCACCCAGAGACAGCATGACCTGTTATCGATCATGCTGGATACCTTCAAGAGTGTATCCTTAAAGGATCTTTTCTCAGTTTCTCCATATAAAGCACTATACCGGAATGTGAGCGAAAGAACGGCCAGGAGAGACTTAAGTAAGTTGGTAGAGATGTCCGTTATGAAGCAAGAAGATGACGGCTCTTATAATCTGAATATTAGAACGCTCGGCTAA